The following are from one region of the Coffea eugenioides isolate CCC68of chromosome 2, Ceug_1.0, whole genome shotgun sequence genome:
- the LOC113764149 gene encoding uncharacterized protein LOC113764149 isoform X3 encodes MVKAIRVHEPGGPEVLKWEDVEVGEPKEGEIRVKNKAIGLNFVDIYFRKGIYDAPSLPFIPGVEAVGVVTAVGPGTAGREVGDLVAHAGRTMGAYAEEQIVPVDKAVLLPPSIDPVVVASCMAKGMTSQFLLHRCFKVEPGHNVLIHAAAGGVGSLLCQWANALGATVIGTVSTQQKAAQAKEDGCHHVIIYKEEDFVSRVHEITSGKGVEVVYDSVGKDTFEGSLACLKARGYMISFGQSSGIPDPVPLSALAAKSLFLARPLLRHYNLTREELLETAGEVFAKVASGELRVRVNHTYPLSQAAEAHYDLENRKTSGSVVLIPDAVDQ; translated from the exons ATGGTGAAAGCCATCAGGGTTCACGAACCTGGCGGCCCAGAG GTCCTGAAATGGGAAGATGTCGAAGTAGGGGAGCCAAAGGAAGGAGAGATCAGAGTGAAAAATAAGGCTATTGGACTTAACTTCGTTGATATTTATTTCAGAAAAGGAATTTATGATGCCCCCTCACTGCCCTTTATTCCTG GAGTGGAAGCTGTTGGTGTGGTGACAGCTGTGGGGCCTGGGACGGCTGGTAGAGAAGTTGGAGACCTTGTTGCCCATGCTGGTCGTACAATGGGTGCATATGCAGAAGAACAAATAGTTCCCGTTGACAAAGCTGTACTGCTTCCTCCTTCTATTGATCCCGTAGTTGTAGCATCTTGCATGGCTAAAGGAATGACATCGCAATTCTTGCTCCATCGCTGTTTCAAA GTTGAACCTGGGCACAATGTTCTTATTCATGCAGCAGCTGGTGGAGTTGGGTCTCTGTTGTGCCAGTGGGCAAATGCTCTTGGTGCAACTGTTATTGGAACTGTTTCAACTCAACAGAAGGCTGCTCAAGCAAAGGAGGATGGATGCCACCATGTTATAATCTACAAGGAGGAGGATTTTGTCAGTCGTGTACATGAGATAACATCAGGCAAAGGAGTTGAAGTTGTCTATGATTCTGTTGGGAAGGACACCTTTGAG GGATCACTAGCATGCTTGAAGGCTCGAGGGTACATGATCAGTTTTGGGCAGTCGTCGGGGATACCAGATCCAGTTCCTTTGTCTGCTCTAGCAGCAAAGTCTCTATTCTTGGCAAGGCCGTTGCTGAGGCACTACAATTTGACTCGTGAAGAGCTGCTGGAAACTGCTGGAGAAGTATTTGCGAAAGTGGCATCAGGTGAACTTAGGGTCCGTGTAAATCATACTTATCCTTTATCCCAGGCTGCTGAAGCTCACTATGATCTCGAGAACCGTAAAACATCTGGCTCTGTTGTTCTTATACCAGACGCCGTTGATCAGTGA